The DNA sequence TCTAAAGTTGGAATCCTTTTGCAGCAGCAATATCATGTAAAAATTCAATATCTGTCAGGATGATTTATCGGATATTCCATCTATTAAATTCTTATGTGACACTGCCACTTCAAACAAATTCAAACTATAGGATTTAACAGTTATTTTATCCCctctaaaaataaattccaaGGTTTAGAAGCTATTGGAGACTTTTTAGCTTCTCAATTGTTCAAAAAAAATCTCAGAGATTCTTAGCATCCTCTACTTGAAGGTAGTAACGATGTTGGAGGGACCCAGCCTGTTTCCTCCTATgttgaaatttgcaaaatacCAGAGATTTTAGTTCCCTCTAAAAGTGATATTTGTCTTGAGAATTCATCAGGtcgttcacccccccccccttgcagTATCAAATTGTTCCAGTAACCATCAACAATAGCAGCAGTCACAGGGTCACAATAGtagcttctattttttttttatagaagctctctatattattttatagttaGTATAGTTTTTATATAGTTAGTATAGttttactttataatttttatagtaTAGTTGGTCTATTTTATCATAGCTCTCTATAttatttctccctttttttcaatgtgtttgtgctgttgcattggttatttctcttttcgtaatgtatatatatatatatatatatatatatatatatatatatatatatatatatatatatatatatatatatatataaccatcgagtgttcttgatggcttggaaaatgattttgatttatttattgataaatggtgtaagaaagagaataaacaTAAAGAGTGTTTCCAAAGttagaagaatttaattattagtagaataagaaataaaatatattctaacttaaaaaatagtaacactaaatcattattttataatgcgaatattaaacaagcaattgctaatctacagaatgaatttgtaattgtgccagtggataaagctaataataattttgtcataatttgtcagaagctgtattgtgatatcttaaaaagggagttatgcacaactaatgtttacgaagaggtaaatttagaggacgagaatttaattgaatagactgaagaaatactttttaaaatttttaatattaaaataaatgacaatgataaaaagttccctttcctatattggactgtaaaatttcataagaatccccctaaaccacggtttattgctggagcagctaaatgtccaacccgcattgctgctactgacctctctttaattttaaaagaaattgtaaaaaaacttaaaacctattgttctggtattaaaaaattttcgaattttaatccatattggagtgttaataattcacctCAGGTGATAGATtgtttaacaatggtttcagctaaaagaattgagtctttcgattttgcaacaatgtatactaatttatcacttaatgtagtgttagataatttaaaaactgttatcaagaaatctttcctcttatctagtaaaaggttcttaaaaatagacacttataataaaaaagctatagggacaaattgctttaatactacagctAACTTGAGaagttacagcttggatatgatctttgagttattagaatttgttttatacaatacttatataagatttggtggtgatttgtacaagcattTTGTGGGGACTCCCATGGgtgggaatgccagcccatttatagctgacttgtttttaagtcaactagaatataaatatatgatggataagaaaaATCcgaataatttaaaacatgttttgtcaaataataaaagatatttagatgatattttggtcttaaattgtaaggatttcattgatatttctaaaaatatatatccatcagagcttattcttgaacctagtcatggcgctggtcatgaagatcatttcttagatttaaatattaatatttgtgataataataaatgaagttttaaaatgtattaaaacggatgattttgattttgaagtgaatAGTTTCCCATTctctgaaagtaatatacactcaaatatcacatattcagcttttttttcacagttacttcgttatgcaaggatttgtagtaattatattgattttaaaaatagatgtaaaatcttaagccaaaaattgatatcaagaggtttttctgcaaataaattaaattggcaatttaaaaaattttgttttcattataacgaacttttaaatagatatgaaaagaattatctggaaatatttaaagaaattttcaacgaATTTCGGAGGTTTGAGAAATGAtcttgcagcgccatttattttgaattgtcttTCTAATagaacggattttttttttaattagtcacatggtaaagatgaattctataattgtttagttcattcaggttttttgcaatgtgttaatatttgtgatttggtaaattttatcatatttagtttacctattgttgctaaaacgagggatatattaacaggataagcttgttttggttttacttggttgttttacatttgctgtttgttttttttgtttcatatgcatgtattttgggggtgatacctgacacgtgGATGCCATGGTTATTTTGtagtagccacaacacttggctgggtagagaatttaatgtggcgaaaccctacagacaagtgtattctcctgatgagcccttgtgttgggttgttgcctctgaattatttgtctttatagtttctattgtttggtaaatgacgacttatagttattgacgacatgactgcctgtccatggattattctttatggttgattgtgtatggctttgctgtttgacctatgtgattgtatggatgagtagggttaaggcctcattcaagttctggtatatattaatcactaatttaggaaaacagtcttccttttctccttctgtctctctcttttttttctttgtctattaaaagcattttctctattttaacttttaattataGTTTGCTTTATGGATTTtcgcgtgtttttttttacagtcttttattatttttatatctttgcACTGAGGGCGCAGGTGTACGAGGAGATTAGACAACTCGTTGATTATATAGTTTCTTAggttcatcaaacagttcgtggcaacgaactgtagtaaggagcgacccggctcaatagtgaacgaaactgtaaaaagcggattttcgatgctaaaagatatatcaaaagaatcgaatttttatgctgatttgaaaaatataggtttcatcaaatttagtctttatcatcaaaagctacgagcctgagaaaatttgccttattttggaaaataggggtaaacaacCCTTAAgggtcataggatcttaacgaaaatcacaccatcgcattcaacgtatcagaaaaccctatagaacaaatttcaaggtccagcctacaaaaatgtgggatttcgcattttttgccagaagacaaatcacgggtgcgtgtttatttattttttcccaggggtcatcatatcgatcaagtggtcctagagtgttgaaagagggctcattctaacttaaatgaaaagttctagtaccctttttaagtgaccaaaaaaattggagggcacctaggccccctcccacgctcattgttttcccaaagccaacgaatcaaagttttgagatatccattttgttccgcatagtcgaaaaccgtactaactgtgtctttggggatgacttaccccccacagtcccaatGTGTActtacagtaatggttatttggaagtgtaccgacgttttcagggggattttttggtttgagtgtggggttcaggggagggggctatatgggaggatctttccttggaggaacatTTCAttggagaagagaaattcaataaaaagggcacaggattttctagcattaatatcaaaaaaaacaatgaggatataaacatgaaaaatttttttcaattgaaagtaaggagaagcattaaaacttaaaacgaacagagattattacacatatgaagggttctaaaaatactttaacataaagagcgaggtatttaggaggagataaatactttttttagtaatttcaactatttattctacggcctttctgattcaggggttattcttaaagaattggaacaaaacttaagatttagtgtgaagagcgaggtattaatgaggggaaaaaccccttcatatatattGAACAGATATTGAAAACGCAATCGCTGCATAATTTGCGAGAAACTAAAAAAGTGGACAATCGCAAAGTTGTTATTAAAATAGGaactgaagaaaataaaacaactaaggTTTCTTCTCAAAGatcaatattaaatatttttcaaattttgtctttacCTGTTTTAGTGTAGCACTCTCTACATGAAATGAATTAGACTTGGATATTCGAATATTTGCCATTTCCGCCTCAAGTAATTCCAACTTCGATTCAATCATTAACATTTtgtcttcattttctttttcgattCTTTCCAGTTTTTTGACTAGATTAGACATTTTTTCACCAGTTTCTACCTGGAACCCTGCCAATTTTGATTCTATCTCtgacattttgtttttattttctgtttcgGTATCTATCAGTCCAAAGAGAATTTCGGAAGTCTCTTTCATCTGTTGCCTTAAACTTTGCACACAATTATGGTTTGCAAGCTCACCAAAGCTTATTGTAATTCCACATCCAGAGTTACAACTAACAAGTCTCTTAGGATCGAAGCTACATTCCAAAAGATGTGTCTCGAGTTCTTCCTGTGCTACAATGGCAAGGCATCCGTGTATTTGGTTGTTGCAAGTCAAGGTTAGTctataaaaaaatgtaagtttagagagaaagagagacagacgTTTTGACTATTGATTTGTGGTAGGTTTGGATGTGGTTAAACCAATTTACTCTTGAACTTGATTTATGATTAcctaaacttaaaacaatttaTCTGTATGCTAAAGATCTAGAAgaagataaaatataaagatGAAATGATTAACATGAATGTCTTGGAATAAAATCTGACATGGATCTTATTTTAGCAAGTAATGATGAAAGTGATATCATTAATTTAGATGACCAAGATCCCAAGATTTAAACTTTACTTAACTTTGACGATTTTGTAACAGGAAAAGATCagataaaattgaatatttattcgtgagaggtaaaaaacaaaatgcatcaaTAACTTATATTTCTCTGGGCAATTTTGATACAACTAAGATTATACGACTAAATATTAGCTATTTtgcattttaaagttttgtaatccaaaaaaaatagatagaatccGACAAAACATGCGTCTGATTTGATCAACTTGAtcaaaaatttatcaactacGTTAACGCGGCAACAAAGAATCACAATTTTACTAaatgatttgaaaacaaatgatgGATCTCTCAAGTACAGAAATAGCTTGGATATCCACttcacaaaatttgtttatactaAATGAATAATTTTGGAAGCACCAGAAGTAAATATTGGTAGTATACGAGTAACAAAGTCATCATCTAAGTAACGTTCAGTCTTCATCTAGGATCCAACGTGTGAGGATCTAGTCTTGTTGTTAAGTTAAGTTCTTCAGCCGGGCAATTAACCTCTTAAAAACAATGGTTTGAGAAAAACTAGTTTGTCCTGAATGTAAGCAGAGAGACTTTTGAAACTCTGTGAAATACTGAGGGTGCAATTCCTCGTTTCATGCAGGAGTGAAAAAGTGTGCAAGAATTGATACAGCTAAATGGAGTGAGAGTTGGTGTTGTCCTGACTGCTTctgtaagaaattaaatataaaaaaactaatttttttagctgaaagtaaggagcgacattaaaacttaaaacgaacagaaattactctgtatataaaatgggttgtcccctccgtaatccctcgttgtttatgctaaagcttttaattgttttaaaaagtagaattgtggcaaagagtcaaaaaagagtaaaaaaaattagttttttatttaatttctgaacgtttttgaattaatgcatgtttggttttggctctgcgcacataaattattaaaatgaaaattgtatattaattctttttttggctaaatagccttctcttagttttaatcagacgatttttagaaataaggagtggagaaggaggtctagttgccctccaatttttcggttgcttaaaaaggcaactagaacttttaatttttaacgaacgtttatattattaaaaaatatacgtaacttataaattagcaacttacgtaacaaactttcataatcttatatttttattatgtatacaagggggtttgtatcctcgttaataccttgctctttacactaagtctTAAgctttgtcctaattctttaagaatgacccctgaatcagaaaggcagtagaataaatagttgaaattactaaaagtactttagcataaagagcgaggtatttatctcctcctaaatacctcgctctttatgctaaagtatttttagaacccctcatatgtgtaataatctctgtccgttttaaatttcaatgctactccttcctttcatttgaaaaaaggttttcatgtttatttttcattgttttcttatgataatgctagaaaatcatgcgcacttttccttgaatttttcttcccccatgacagattcctccaaggaaacaTCAtcaaacatagccccctcccctcagccccaccccccaaacaaaataaaatccccctgaaaacgtctgtacacttcccaataacctttactctatgtaaacaccggtcaaagtttgtaagtagcagcccctcccccagggattgtgggggagtaaatcatccccaaatacatagttattacggttttcgacTAGGTTGAACAAAACggatatgtcaaaatttttatcaattgactttgggaaaaaaatgagcatgggaggggacctggatgccctccaatttttttggtcacttaaaaagggcactagaattttcatttccgttcttGTGACATTCTAAGACCAGTTGGttgatatgatgacccctgggaaaaagaaaaaaaacaaacaaataaacacgcacccgtgatttgtcttctggcaaaaaatacaaaattccacatttttgtaaatagaagcttgaaacttctatagcaGGGTTAGAATACGACAAGAAATtagtagtaaaaaataaatgatgcccaaaacgaacagaaattaatgaaaaaatcagcaaaacatataacaagtaataatataaatgaataagaaaatcaTGAAGCAATTAATGTTTAAGCTGAATATACAAAtcaaccttaaaacaaaaaaaatattttactattcaactttaaaatgaaacccaaaaagaacagaaattaaaaaaaaacagtccatgcaaacaaacattcaaagttttattaataataaaaacgagtaaatatatcttaaattgaatatacaaatcaagaTTGAAAGGAATAAAAATTCCTTCGAACAAGAGTTTGAATattgcttatcaaacagttcggggtaacgaactgtagtaaggagtgacccggctgaatagtaaccgaaactctaaaaaacggaattttgatcccaatagttacatcaaaggaattgaattttaatgctggttttaaatatataagtttcatcaagatcagttatactcatcaaaagttacgagcctgagaaaatatgcttcattttagaaaatagggagaatcaccccctaagagtcatacaatcttaacgaaaatcacaccatcagattcaacttaTTAGAGAACCTaatcgtagaagtttcaagcgcctatctatAAACTGCAtttatttgccagaagagagatcacggatgcatgtttatttgtttttttttccaggtgtgatcgtatcaactgagtggtcctagaatttggGGAGATGGCTCATCACCCACACGATAGATAAAGTAAATATGTaggagtaagaataaataaaaatcacaaagaaaaaatcaaatttacacagaaaataaacataagagaCTGATAAGgcggtggtgaggggataggcgtACGGAATTTTTACTGCAGGGTTTTTTGTGtagaatctccaactttaaatttatatcaggaactgaaaatttgCTGATAAGAATCCTGTTTTTTTTGTCCAAGATGAAAGATACGGAAGAGATTTGCAAAATTGGTAGTAATTTACCCAAATTCTGTTTAAATTAACTTTCTTAAAAAGAGGGAGAAGATCTAAAGCAGAAAGGACAGCATGATATCAAAAAGTAGAATATATTTTAGCCAATGCACGTCTAGTATAATTCTTTTCGTTGGCAATATTCTTTGCATAAACAATCTggatatttttacttatattacaAACAGTACCCTGACCCGAGTTCGAAAGAGATTATAAGTTATAAGAGATATATACAATCAGCAAGAGGACACAATCAAGTTGGCTGCAAGAGGATACAGCCAACATATACAATCAAAaagagggatagtgaagttattatAGTGAAAGGGAGCAGCAGCAGTACAGTTATAGGGAACaaactattattatttcttACAAGTGAAATGACAACATCAGATAAATCATCAAAAACTATAGAAACAATTTGTAAAAGAccatttttggaacggctaagCAGAAGCAAGTTGTCAGCATgcgcaagataagaaacatccgcaAAAGCAGGAAGTTATttacctgaaatcttagccacTGCACTAGAAATGTAAATCTTAAGAAGAGTAGGGGACAGAACACCGCCCCACGTAACTCTGCTTCTTACCCTTATAATACTGTTTGGTGCAGATTTTAATTGAAGgaaagaatttgaataccaaaatcTAAGAAGCATTAGAACATAAATATGGACACCATATTTAtacagagaaaaaaggaaaaaatttgtaattatattttaaagattttcttttgtacttagtattgaaaataaacattaaaattacagtaaaattgtaaactgatgagctttcagatACTAATATCACGATtcatcaaatattcagttttatttattagctCTTTCTAAATTTGTTCAACAAGAATATGGTTTCACttaaaacaagagtttggatactgtaCCCTTCCTTAACTGTAAGATGCgccattttcaatgaaaacgaattatattgcaaatatttcctttttaagtttattcactgttaataataaaaatgaaattgcagtgaaacaaaatcttgaactgattgATTTATCAACAGATATATTGTCAGATATAAAATATTCAGCCATCTGAGGCCAATATCCTATATACTTTTCTTAAAAGTATAAGCAATGTCTTTGtatttgtaagaaattaaataaataaaaaaaaattttcaacggaaagtaagaagtgacattagaacttaaaacaaacagaaattacttcgtatatgaaaggggctgctttctcatcaatgccccggtctttaaactaaagtttgactctgtcttaactgtactttttaaaacagtaaaaaactttagtataaagagcagggcgttgatgaggaagcagcccctttcatatacgaagtaatttctgttcgttttaagttgtaatgtcgctccttactttccgctaaaaaaaaaacttgtattttttttattttatttaattgctgagcGTTTGTCaatcaatacatgtttgatttggctctccacagatgaatagtTGAAACGAAATATCcatattaattcattttgctaaatggctctctcattgttttgatcgaatgactttgagaaaaaaagaagcaggggagttggcctagttgccctctggtttttggtcacttaaaaaggcaattagaacttttaatattttaggaatgtttttattagtaagagatatacgtaaattataaattaacgCGGCaggcggcaggcttctatatatgggtTCTCATTGTCCCATGTGTTCTAACCGCATACAATTTGCTGTCTTAtcatattgcagttttttcaaagatatttggttat is a window from the Artemia franciscana chromosome 17, ASM3288406v1, whole genome shotgun sequence genome containing:
- the LOC136038291 gene encoding uncharacterized protein LOC136038291, with the protein product MKETSEILFGLIDTETENKNKMSEIESKLAGFQVETGEKMSNLVKKLERIEKENEDKMLMIESKLELLEAEMANIRISKSNSFHVESATLKQQPEEPLMSNPENEPPAIDNLSDKPESSKEESNAWKTKDRPRERGRFKGRRGRGRVRDGFRDSDRDGNHGGESRGCYSGRLSPDSRGMATWSP